The following is a genomic window from Psychrobacter immobilis.
AAATTGTTAGCCGACTTGTGGTAGTTCATCTGAGGTTAGTGCTGACAAATGATGCGTTTGCAAGAAATTGTTGAGCAGCTGATAACCTGCTTCGCTTAAGATAGACTCAGGATGGAATTGTACCCCTTCTATCGCAAATGTTTTATGCCGGATACCCATGATTTCTTCAATACTGCTATCACTGTTTTGTGTCCATGCGGTCAGCTCAAGACAATCGGGCAGGCTGGTTTTATCAATGACAAGCGAATGATAGCGCGTGACTTGTACGGGATTAGGCAAGCCTTCAAAGACACCTTGGTTAGTATGATAAACGGCGGATAAGCGGCCATGCATGACTTCACCAGCCTTGACCACTTGTCCACCAAATGCTTGTCCAATTGCCTGATGTCCTAGGCAAATACCTAGTATCGGTATCACGCCCTGAAAAGTCTTGATAGCTTCTAGAGAGATACCAGCCTGATCAGGATCGCAGGGACCGGGGCCAATGACGATCGCATCTGGCGCAAGGGTTCTAATATTTTCAATAGTGGTTTGATCGTTACGCCAGACGGTGATGTCCTGCTGTAATTCACCGAAGTACTGTACAATATTGTACGTAAAGCTGTCGTAATTATCGATCATCAGAATCATTAGCGTTCTACTTATTGAGTTCTACTTATGGAGATGGTTATATAACGCCGTTATCTTACCACTATTTTGTAGACTATCAAATGTAGGGTGCAGGCGACCCAAATAAGTGGTGAATAACAATCTATTTTGCTTATTGGATGACATTCGTTAATATCTCAAACGCACTAAAAAAGTACACAATTTTTATTTATACATTTAGTATGCACTAATTTAGTGCGCTAATGCGTTATTAATCACTCTAGATAAATAATTTGTATGACACCACTGACGATAAATCTACGGCTGAAATAGTTTCAAAGGCATTATAAATCACTGTAATTGTTATAAAAAGAATATTTTCATCTTCTGTATTTTTATTATTATAAAAAACTGGCATAGCCTTTGCAGTATTACTGTTATGATTATCTTTGGTGATAAAGTGGTTCAATAATTATTATTAACAAGTGCCTGAAGAGTTCAGCATAATGAGTGATATGTTGTTAGAATAATATCGAACCAAAACACTGGCGGGTCTTATTAAGCGCATAACTCAGATGACTATCTTGACTAATAATATTGACAGTGCTGAGAATAAGCATAATATTAAACAGGATATTTAGCTATAAACGAAGCACTGACTGTTATCAAACCAGAGATTTTTAACCAACAGATTGTACTTATAATTTCAAATCGCAATAACCTAATCAACACAACGGAGACTATTTATGTCGAACAAACTACTAGATCTTATCCAATCCTCTAATGCTAAATGGGTCGATTTTCGCTTCACTGATACACGCGGTAAAGAGCAACATATCAGCTTTCCAGCGCATAGCGTTGACGAAGAAGTGATGGAAGATGGCAAGATGTTTGATGGCTCATCTATTGCTGGTTGGAAAGGTATCGAAGCGTCAGATATGATCTTGCGTCCTGATCCAGAGACGGCTTTTCTTGACCCGTTCTTTGATTCACTTACCGTAGTTGTTACTTGCGATATTATCGAGCCATCAACGCTACAAGGTTATGATCGTGACCCACGTTCTATTGCGCGCCGCGCCGAAGAGTACTTAAAGTCAACGGGCATTGGTGATACTGCTTATTTTGGTCCTGAGCCTGAGTTCTTTATATTTGATGATGTGAAATGGTCAATTGATATGTCTGGCGTTAGCCACAAGATCACAGCCGAAGAAGCGGCATGGTCGACTAACAATGACTATGAGTGGGGCAACATGGGACATCGTCCACGTGTTAAAGGCGCTTACTTCCCAGTACCACCAATCGATAGCTCGCAAGACATGCGCTCTGTTATGTGTGAGCGTTTAGAAGAAATCATCGGTGAAGGCTGTGTCGAAGTTCATCACCATGAAGTTGCGCCTTGCCAGTCAGAAATTGGTGTCGCTTTCAATACGTTAGTCAAAAAAGCTGATGAAGTACAGCAGCTAAAGTATGTTGTGCATAATGTTGCGCATCAGTTTGGTAAAACGGCTACCTTTATGCCAAAACCAATCGTTGGTGACAATGGTTCAGGCATGCACGTGCATATGTCAATCTCCAAAGATGGTGTCAATACTTTCTCAGGTGATGAATATGCGGGTCTTTCTGAATCTGCACTGTATTTCATCGGTGGTATTATCAAGCATGCGCGTGCGTTGAATGCGATTACCAACCCATCGACTAATAGCTATAAGCGCCTAGTACCGCATTATGAAGCGCCTATCAAACTTGCGTACTCAGCATCTAACCGCTCAGCATCTATCCGTATTCCACATGTTAGCAGCCCAAAAGCGGTACGTGTTGAAGCACGTTTCCCTGATCCAGCGGCCAACCCATATTTAACGTTTGCAGCGTTACTAATGGCAGGTCTTGATGGTATTCAAAATAAAATACATCCGGGTGAAGCTGCTGACAAAAACTTGTATGACTTACCACCAGAAGAAGAAGCACTCATCCCAACCGTTGCGGAGAGCTTAGAAGTTGCATTACAAGCCTTGCGTGATGATCATGAGTTCTTATTAAAAGGTGATGTATTCACTGAAGACATGCTAGAGGCGTTCATCGCTTTGAAAGAAGAAGAAGTGCAACGTGTCAATGTAACCGTGCATCCAGTTGAGTTTGACTTATACTACAGCTGCTAATTTATAGCTAAAACACTCAGTTATTTTGAGTGATAAAAACCAGCTAAGTTATTCTTAGCTGGTTTTTTTTACGTCTCAATAATAATTTGCTAAATCAACGGATCTGTCCTCTTTGAAATTATTACTGATTTAACACCCAAAGTATCGCATAATAGATATTCATAATATTAGGTACTCATTAGGTTGACTGACTATGACTTCATTATCAAAACCGGTTTTTTCAAACAGTAAGTTAGGGTTGGTACTGATTGCTGCTACGATGATTAGTATGGCAACTCTCTATGCCCCTTTGGCAAATGCTGCGCCTATTTATAAAGTTATTGACGAAAAAACAGGTCAAGTCACCTTTACCGATCGCCCGCAAAATTATGAGCAGCAGGCGGGTAAAAAAATCAGCCAAACGGGTGTCACGACGAAAGAAAGTCGCATCAGCTCAAGTAACAGTGATAACATGAGTAGTCCACCTCCTTCTAGTAATGTTAATACGACTACGCAAAATACGGCTGCTAAAAATAGCCCTGACGCCAAACCAGTCGTCAATTATCAGCTTAATATTACTGAACCAAGCGCAGAACGTGCATATCGTCGCCCAGCCCAAAGCATTGATGTCAATGTGCAAGTGAAGCCGGAGTTACAAGCAGGTGATAGTGTTAGTATCTATTTGGATGGCAATGAAGTCGCGCAAGGTCTTAGCGCCTCGATTGCAACGGTAGATGTTTTACCAGGATCGCATAAGATAAAAGCCGTGTTAAAAAATGAGAAAGGTCAAACACTCAAACAAGTAGAGCGTACGGTGTATGTGATTCAAAACAATACAACATTGCAAAATAATAAGAAAATCGCGCAACAGCTTTTAGCTTATCAAAATCTACCTTGGTATCAAAAAGTACTGTTAAAAATGCGTCAAGAGGGCAAACAACCGAATATGCAATCATTTACTAAGCCTATAGTGGATAAACCTATGACGCTTGAGCAACCAGTGACAAATTGACTTGTAGTTAATGTGTCAATCATGGATAAGTATAAGAACCCATACAAAGTAGAGTAACTTTATAAGTTAATTTCTTCTGTATAAACATAAAGGCAAGCGCTGATTGCAGCGCTTGCCTTTATGTTTATAAGGATATTTATTAATTCTATGTATTTACAGCTTATTTAGTCAATTCAATCGTACCATTAGCAGTCACTGAGATAGTGCTATTGCCAGATTCAAAATTTTGGCTAGGTACTGATTCGTCTGCTGCGCCTGCTTTCATACTCATAGCACTATACATCGGACGTGGGTAGTTGCTACCTGTATTTAGATTCACATTGACGACACGATAGCCACGAGCATCCCAAGCGCGTGTTAGGTTTTTAGCTTGTTGCTGAAAAGCACGAGACGCATTGGTCATCAGCTTTTGCTCAAGCGCATCCTTTTTGGTATCTGAGACACCAAAGTTCAGATTGTCCATCACCAACGTTTCTTGTAGGTCAGCGATGAGTTGGCTGGTGGCTGCAAAGTCGGTACTTTTTAAATCGATGTTTGCTTGTCCTGTCCAGCCAATGATTTTGTCATTTTTATCATAGCGAGGGTAGGTGCGCTGTTGTCCGGTGCTCACGGTGACCGTTGGATAGCGCTTAGCAATTTTCATGGCATTATTAATTGAGGTGTTGAGCGTTGTCGCTAGAGTTTTAGAATCCGTTGCCTGCGCTTTTTTATATAAGCTGGCTCGTACTTCATCATTCTGGATTTCTTCTTTTACTTCTGTCTGAAAAGTAAGCTGATCGTAGCCTGTTGGTTCTGCATGTGCGCTACCCATCATGGCTGTGAGTAGAAATGCAGTACCAGTCGTTAGAGCGGCTTTATTAAGTAAAGTGGTTTTCACAATGATCTCCTGAGTGAGTTATATCAATAGTATCTAGGTGAGCCATACAATAGGTAAGACTCGCCTTGATATGAGAAGCTGTCCATTTTAGTTATTAGTTGATACCGAGTATGCTCAGCTTCCTCAACTAAAATAGCAAAATTTAACAGGCTTGCTGTGAGAATTTTGTCACCTAAGTTACAGGGCGTTTGGAGGTAATAGAAAGAGTTTTACGATAGGGGTTGTAATATTTAAAAATTCTTGTATAATTTGCAACTGGTGGCTCCATTGGTAGCCTCGCAACATTGTTCTATGAACCCCGCCAGGACCGGAAGGTAGCAACGGTAATAGTCACAGTGTGTGCCGAGGATTTGCTTTTGGAGTCGCTTTTTTTTGCCTAAAATTTGATACCTGTTTTGATATTTAATCAGAAATGCTCGTTTGATCTATTAAGCCCTTCATTGTAAAGGGCTTTTTTTTCGACCTTTTTTTGTCCGATTTTGACCTTTGATTGATTAAGATGGGTTAAAATACAATGTATTAACTTTTATTAACATTCTGGACACTTTAGGGTTTTCTTATGAAGATGTTTGTTTGGTTGTTCATTGCCTTCGTGCTACTAGTGATTGTGTTTGGCGTATCTATATTTAATAAGTTGGTACGCGCTCGCAACCAAGCGAAAAATGGTTTTGCCCAAATAGATGTACAACTGAAGCGCCGTCATGATTTGATTCCAAATTTGGTTGAAACTGCTAAACGCTATCTAACGCATGAAGAAGAGACGCTGACCCGTGTGATTAGTGCACGTAATCATGCCCAGAGCTTGCAAGACTCCAATACACATCAGCCAGACTCGCTTGAGCATATGGCGCTATTTGCCAAAGCTGAGAGTATGCTGTCTAAAGCGTTAGGGCAGTTTTCAGCGGTTGTAGAAGCTTACCCTGAGCTAAAGGCGGACAGCATGATTAAAGAGTTGATGGATGAGCTGACCAATACTGAGAACCGCATTGGCTTCGCCCGTCAGCACTATAATGACAGCGTGATGTTCTACAACAATGACCGCGAGGTATTTCCCAACAATCTTATTAGTACGACTTTTGGCTTTCGCCCGTTAAGCCCGCTAGTATTTGAAGATAGAAAAGTGATCGCTCAAGCACCTGTCGTCAATATGGGCTGATATTGAATTATATGCATATGTTCAGATGCGTTTAGCTATTTTTAAGTCAGGCATATAGATGGATTTTTTTGGTGAACAACGCACCCGTACCCAGCGAAGTCTGTTGCTCTATGGGCTATTTTTTCTCATTGTTTTTGCTCATCTGGCAGTAGCGCTAGGTATCATGGCGCTGCTGCTAACGATATTTACTGGTGGTATTTATCATTGGGTATTGATACTGGTTGCTATCTGGACAGTCGGTAGCTTTGTGATCGGTAGTTTTTTAGAGTACAGACGTTTAGAAGCGGGTGGTCGCGCTATTGCTCAGCGTGTGGGCGGGGTTCGGCTGTTTATCGACCACAGCCAAGACGCGTGGGAGCATAGTCAAGGGGTTGCCCATCAGCATGAGGCTATACCAAAGGTTCGTTTCAGCGCCCACCATATCGCCGTGCGTGATGAGCGAGACTTCCCGCCTGTCTACCGTCGTTACTACGAGATTGCCCAGCAGCTAGCTATTGCTTCGGGTGTACGTATGCCGATTCTCTATGTACTGCCTGATGAGCAAGGTATTAATGGCTTCGTTGCGGGTCGTCATAGTCAAGATATGGTATTGGTCGTCACTCAAGGCGCGCTTGATAAGCTGTCCGATGAGGGGCTGTATGGGCTGATAGGGCATGAATATGGTCATATCTTGCATGGCGATGCGACGTTTAATTTGCAACTGATGGTGGTGCTGGCAGGCTTGCAATTACTCTATGACTGGAGTGATTCTATTAATAATTTTGGCGCTGGTAATCAACGCAGTCATCAGAATAGCCATCACAATTATTTTGATGATGCGGTCAATCGACTGTCACAAAGAGTCGTCGATAGCCATGCGCGTAGCACTGAAGCTCAAACCGCCAACTTTACCACCCATAGTGAATGGGTAAGCTATTGGCAAAGTCAATCACAAAGCCAGCAGTCGTCAGCTAAGAGCCAGTCACGATGGCTACAAAATAATAATAAGTTCGATAGTCAAGCACCGCGCAATATTGGGACGTTGTTAATACATGGATTGAGTTTTTCGAGTATGGCCAGTGCGCAACTGATTAAACACAGCTTTAATCGCCAGCGTGAATTGCTTGCCGATGCGACCAGCGTGCAGCTGACACGCTCGCCGGCTATTATGGAAACCTTACAAGCCATTCATCAAGATTCGCTTGGTTCGCGCTTAACCAGTATCGCCGATATCAATGGTCTTAGTCACTTCTTCTTTGCCAGTAGTGGTGCTGATTTGGGTGACGTCTCTTGGTTTGCCACCCATCCGAGCTTGGCTGAGCGAATGAGTGCCATTAATGCCAACGCTTATCATGATTTTGCGGTAAAAGTAGCTAAAGAAAAGCGCATAAATCAACAGAAAATAAAAGAGATATATGAGCAGCGGCGATTAGGGGATTGGGGCGTCATAAAAGCAAATAGCCTAAGCAAAAATAAACAAGAAAAAAATAGCCAATCATCAATATTTGAAACTCAATCAGGATTAGATAACAATAAAAGCAATAACGATAAAAGCCTTACTAATAACAGCAATGATGTTATAGACAAAGAAACTACTGCTTTTCCTGCAAATGAAATAAAGAATGAGTTGGACGAAGATAAGGGGCTAGAGTTTGTTATCGAGAAAGATGTCGTTGTTGCAGGACGTTTACAGGTTCAAGCGCAAAATACCGGTATTCATCAGTTGCTCAAGCCATGGCAAGCAAAACCTGATAGCGATTTGCCATCGGATACATTGATTGGTATCGACGATAGACAAAAAGTTTCACTGCCGCAGTATATACTCAATCACAGTTATCACCCGCTCGGGGCGCAAGCTTTGATTGAAGCAGTTATGTTGTGCCATCAAGGTCGTATATTAGCAACGACTGAGAGTTATGACTTGACTGATATCTGGCTTGGAATTGCTAACGATAAAGCGTCTGCTGCTGAAATCAATAATAACGCTAGCGCTAATATTAGCAGCCACCCCCAATTTTTAGCGCATACGATAGATCATAGATTATTAGCAGCAGTGGCACATCTTGATAGGCGTTTAGACAACGCATTGATTGCATTGGCAATAAAGCAATTGAGTCAGCATAACCTGTCAGAAACTGCTATCAATGAATCACGCTTAAGATATGAAGCGAGTCATAGCAATCAAGATCATCAACATTATGTGCAGCAAAAAAAGTGTCGTACAATGCTGATGCGCTATCAACAGGGTATCATTGAGCTATTTGAACACTACCTAACGGCGGATTTAAGTCAACATTTCGCTGATAACATAGCCAGTGAAGATGGTGCTATGGATAAAATTAAGCCAGTATCAACGCACTCAGGAAAAATCGACTCTCGGTTGCCACCGATTTTATCATTATGGCAAGCGCTACAGTTGCAGCAATTATTACCTATATTGTCTACTGTATTGAACGAGGAACACGTGCATGCTCAGCCTCAGCTATTATGGTTATGGCAGCAAACATTGCAAGCGGGTAGAGATGATATTTATGACCAGCTTGACCCTTCAGGACAGGTATTTGATGGTCTCGATGTTGCCGCGAAAGCAATGCTTATTTTATTGGCTTATCGCCTATCAAAAGATGTCAAGGGTCAGGTCGTATCAGCACTAGATAGCTCAGTACACATTTCAGCACCTACTTCAGTACTCGGCTATAATAATGACAGTGTTGCTCACTATCTTGTGGATTTGCGGCGTCATGCACGTTTGATTGATATTGACTTAGCCGCTGTTAGTGACGCAAATTTGCAATGGCTACTATTGACTGCGCAAAATATAAATAGTATCCAGTTATTGGCAGTGATAGAAGCGGTGCCTATTTTTATAGCGCCTGCCAGTCAGTCGTCTGCATCAGAAGCCAAACGTAATGATAATTATCGACAGAGGCAACAGGGCAGCGATCAAATAGATTATAATGCTCATAGACAAGACGGCAATGCAGATAGTGTAGATAAGGCGGGCAATGATAGTCTGCGCCATTCTTATGCTTATCATACTTACCAGCAATGGCTGAGCACATTGCATACGGTGATGTTACACGATACGATAGTCAGTCAAGATGAATATGATTGCTTGTCCATGTTAGCCAATCATTGGTTAGGCGTTCGGCAGCTTTTTTGAACAATATCATTGACGGCATTTAAGTATTCTTTTTTAAATTGAATGGACTATATTTTTAATCCTTTTTTTTAACATCGTTCTCTAATATTGTTCCTTGCCATTAAAAGTCAGTAAATCCATTTTAGATAAGTAGGATAGTAAATAAGCATGAGTGATATCCAAGACCCGCTAATTGTATTGCAGCAGCGCCAGATTTTAGCGATGATGGGTATCAATCAGTGGGTGCAGCCGAGCTCTAAGACATTGAGTATCGCAGGTATTTCTGCGCCTGCTCTGCTCGAGCAGACTACAGCTAATCCAATTTTAGCTAATCCTAGTATTTCTTCTGCGATTACCACTGAACAGCCAAGTATTGAATCTTCTAATATTGAATCCCCAAATATTAATGCCATATCAGATATGGTAGATGATGAGTCTATCAACCATTATTATAATGACGCTAATGATACAGATTTAAGCTATTCTGACCAGCAAAGCCCTGTTACTTATAGTTTTGACTCGACTACTCCTAATGCCCTTAATATCTCTAAGCCAGCCGTTACCTCCTTTGTAGATACTGTTGTACAGCAAGCTTCTATTACTGATATAAATAAAGCTTCGAGCTTTGAAAATGGCAGTTTTAAAGAAGAGGGCTTTCAAGAGGAAAGCTTTAAAAAGGTAGCACCCTTTGATTTACAAGGTGGTCGTTATGGTGATTGGGTGATTTTGGTGGATATCCAAGCACTTAATCATGACAGCCAAAAACTGTGGCAAAATATCACCCAAGCGTTATCCATCAGTTGTGAGACGACATCGTTCCCTATCTGTGAAGGTATGGATACGGCTGAGCTTGCCAATGCCAGTCTTGCTGGATACGTCTTTAAAATTGGCCGTAGCGAAGAGATACAGGTAGTGACATTGACCGCACTTCCTGAAGGTTTGGAACATCCTAACCTGACGACTGCACCCACGTTGGATGAAATGCTTACTGATAGTAATCTCAAACGTCAGCTTTGGGAGCAGTTATCGAGTCAGAGTTAAAGGTTTACCACTTACTATGATAGAGATTAAAAAATAACGATAAAATTCACATTCAACATTCAACCTTTAATAACCACGATGATTTCATCATATTTAGGATAATAATTATGACCACTAAAGCCGCTCCTAACCGTGTACCCAACTTTTCAGCGGGACCTGCTACTATACCAACGGCCGTATTATCACGCGCTCAAGAAGAGTTGCTTGATTGGCAGGGACGCGGCATGTCGGTCATGGAAGTGAGTCACCGTAGTAAAGAATACATCGCCATTACCGAAAAAGCTGAAGCCAAATTGCGCTCGCTCATGGACATTCCAGATAACTATAAAGTGCTGTTTTTACAAGGCGGTGCCAGCTTACAGTTTTCAGCGATTCCATTAAACCTGTTAAATGATGGGCGCGCAGACTATCTAACGACGGGTGCATGGTCTGGTAAAGCGGTCAAAGAAGCCCAGCGCTATGCCAAACTAGGTCTTGGTGAAGTTAACGAAGTTGCAACAGGCAAAGGTAGCAGCTTTACTGATGTACCAGCCGAGAGCGAGTGGACTATTAGCAAAGATGCCGCCTATTTCCATTACTGTGCCAACGAAACCATTCATGGTTTGCAAATATTTGAGCCGCCACAAGTCGATGCGCCGATTGTCGTCGATATGTCTTCTTGCATTTTGTCACAGCCAATTGACGTCTCTAAATTTGGCATGATTTACGCGGGCGCGCAAAAAAACATCGGGCCAGCAGGTCTGATTATCGTGATTATCCGTGAAGACTTATTAGGTCAAGCGAGTGAATGGTGCCCACTGCTGATGAACTATGAGCACCAAGCTGAAAAAGAATCCATGTCAAACACACCAGCGACGTATTCTTGGTATTTAGCAGGGTTGGTATTTGATTGGTTAGAAGAGCAGGGCGGCGTCGCTGCTATCGGC
Proteins encoded in this region:
- a CDS encoding anthranilate synthase component II, which codes for MILMIDNYDSFTYNIVQYFGELQQDITVWRNDQTTIENIRTLAPDAIVIGPGPCDPDQAGISLEAIKTFQGVIPILGICLGHQAIGQAFGGQVVKAGEVMHGRLSAVYHTNQGVFEGLPNPVQVTRYHSLVIDKTSLPDCLELTAWTQNSDSSIEEIMGIRHKTFAIEGVQFHPESILSEAGYQLLNNFLQTHHLSALTSDELPQVG
- the glnA gene encoding type I glutamate--ammonia ligase; the protein is MSNKLLDLIQSSNAKWVDFRFTDTRGKEQHISFPAHSVDEEVMEDGKMFDGSSIAGWKGIEASDMILRPDPETAFLDPFFDSLTVVVTCDIIEPSTLQGYDRDPRSIARRAEEYLKSTGIGDTAYFGPEPEFFIFDDVKWSIDMSGVSHKITAEEAAWSTNNDYEWGNMGHRPRVKGAYFPVPPIDSSQDMRSVMCERLEEIIGEGCVEVHHHEVAPCQSEIGVAFNTLVKKADEVQQLKYVVHNVAHQFGKTATFMPKPIVGDNGSGMHVHMSISKDGVNTFSGDEYAGLSESALYFIGGIIKHARALNAITNPSTNSYKRLVPHYEAPIKLAYSASNRSASIRIPHVSSPKAVRVEARFPDPAANPYLTFAALLMAGLDGIQNKIHPGEAADKNLYDLPPEEEALIPTVAESLEVALQALRDDHEFLLKGDVFTEDMLEAFIALKEEEVQRVNVTVHPVEFDLYYSC
- a CDS encoding DUF4124 domain-containing protein, with amino-acid sequence MTSLSKPVFSNSKLGLVLIAATMISMATLYAPLANAAPIYKVIDEKTGQVTFTDRPQNYEQQAGKKISQTGVTTKESRISSSNSDNMSSPPPSSNVNTTTQNTAAKNSPDAKPVVNYQLNITEPSAERAYRRPAQSIDVNVQVKPELQAGDSVSIYLDGNEVAQGLSASIATVDVLPGSHKIKAVLKNEKGQTLKQVERTVYVIQNNTTLQNNKKIAQQLLAYQNLPWYQKVLLKMRQEGKQPNMQSFTKPIVDKPMTLEQPVTN
- a CDS encoding SIMPL domain-containing protein (The SIMPL domain is named for its presence in mouse protein SIMPL (signalling molecule that associates with mouse pelle-like kinase). Bacterial member BP26, from Brucella, was shown to assemble into a channel-like structure, while YggE from E. coli has been associated with resistance to oxidative stress.), whose translation is MMGSAHAEPTGYDQLTFQTEVKEEIQNDEVRASLYKKAQATDSKTLATTLNTSINNAMKIAKRYPTVTVSTGQQRTYPRYDKNDKIIGWTGQANIDLKSTDFAATSQLIADLQETLVMDNLNFGVSDTKKDALEQKLMTNASRAFQQQAKNLTRAWDARGYRVVNVNLNTGSNYPRPMYSAMSMKAGAADESVPSQNFESGNSTISVTANGTIELTK
- a CDS encoding LemA family protein, encoding MKMFVWLFIAFVLLVIVFGVSIFNKLVRARNQAKNGFAQIDVQLKRRHDLIPNLVETAKRYLTHEEETLTRVISARNHAQSLQDSNTHQPDSLEHMALFAKAESMLSKALGQFSAVVEAYPELKADSMIKELMDELTNTENRIGFARQHYNDSVMFYNNDREVFPNNLISTTFGFRPLSPLVFEDRKVIAQAPVVNMG
- a CDS encoding M48 family metalloprotease; this encodes MDFFGEQRTRTQRSLLLYGLFFLIVFAHLAVALGIMALLLTIFTGGIYHWVLILVAIWTVGSFVIGSFLEYRRLEAGGRAIAQRVGGVRLFIDHSQDAWEHSQGVAHQHEAIPKVRFSAHHIAVRDERDFPPVYRRYYEIAQQLAIASGVRMPILYVLPDEQGINGFVAGRHSQDMVLVVTQGALDKLSDEGLYGLIGHEYGHILHGDATFNLQLMVVLAGLQLLYDWSDSINNFGAGNQRSHQNSHHNYFDDAVNRLSQRVVDSHARSTEAQTANFTTHSEWVSYWQSQSQSQQSSAKSQSRWLQNNNKFDSQAPRNIGTLLIHGLSFSSMASAQLIKHSFNRQRELLADATSVQLTRSPAIMETLQAIHQDSLGSRLTSIADINGLSHFFFASSGADLGDVSWFATHPSLAERMSAINANAYHDFAVKVAKEKRINQQKIKEIYEQRRLGDWGVIKANSLSKNKQEKNSQSSIFETQSGLDNNKSNNDKSLTNNSNDVIDKETTAFPANEIKNELDEDKGLEFVIEKDVVVAGRLQVQAQNTGIHQLLKPWQAKPDSDLPSDTLIGIDDRQKVSLPQYILNHSYHPLGAQALIEAVMLCHQGRILATTESYDLTDIWLGIANDKASAAEINNNASANISSHPQFLAHTIDHRLLAAVAHLDRRLDNALIALAIKQLSQHNLSETAINESRLRYEASHSNQDHQHYVQQKKCRTMLMRYQQGIIELFEHYLTADLSQHFADNIASEDGAMDKIKPVSTHSGKIDSRLPPILSLWQALQLQQLLPILSTVLNEEHVHAQPQLLWLWQQTLQAGRDDIYDQLDPSGQVFDGLDVAAKAMLILLAYRLSKDVKGQVVSALDSSVHISAPTSVLGYNNDSVAHYLVDLRRHARLIDIDLAAVSDANLQWLLLTAQNINSIQLLAVIEAVPIFIAPASQSSASEAKRNDNYRQRQQGSDQIDYNAHRQDGNADSVDKAGNDSLRHSYAYHTYQQWLSTLHTVMLHDTIVSQDEYDCLSMLANHWLGVRQLF
- the serC gene encoding 3-phosphoserine/phosphohydroxythreonine transaminase, with translation MTTKAAPNRVPNFSAGPATIPTAVLSRAQEELLDWQGRGMSVMEVSHRSKEYIAITEKAEAKLRSLMDIPDNYKVLFLQGGASLQFSAIPLNLLNDGRADYLTTGAWSGKAVKEAQRYAKLGLGEVNEVATGKGSSFTDVPAESEWTISKDAAYFHYCANETIHGLQIFEPPQVDAPIVVDMSSCILSQPIDVSKFGMIYAGAQKNIGPAGLIIVIIREDLLGQASEWCPLLMNYEHQAEKESMSNTPATYSWYLAGLVFDWLEEQGGVAAIGKINQQKADLLYKTIDDSSFYSNPVEPKYRSIMNVPFTLADSCLDKVFLEESEAAGLMNLKGHRDVGGMRASIYNAVSLDWVQQLVDFMIAFEKKHA